A single region of the Streptomyces sp. NBC_01803 genome encodes:
- a CDS encoding PH domain-containing protein: protein MDTVAQGPAPDGGSEAGGGEAGGGEAGGGEEWRPIEPGLLRMRRLLLALWLGPPALAAAVLPPLIADGGWALLAVPVVAVLIWGWPALGRNWRSWRYLERDDDLLISRGVLWRQLTVVPYGRMQLVEVTSGPLERRFGLARLQLHTAAAATDATIPGLAPAEAERLRDRLTELGEARSAGL, encoded by the coding sequence ATGGACACGGTGGCACAGGGACCGGCACCGGACGGGGGGTCCGAGGCGGGCGGCGGCGAGGCGGGCGGCGGCGAGGCGGGCGGCGGCGAGGAGTGGCGGCCGATCGAGCCCGGGCTGCTGCGCATGCGGCGGCTCCTCCTCGCGCTCTGGCTGGGTCCGCCCGCGCTGGCCGCCGCCGTGCTGCCGCCGCTGATCGCGGACGGGGGGTGGGCGCTCCTGGCGGTGCCGGTGGTGGCGGTGCTGATATGGGGCTGGCCGGCCCTGGGCCGCAACTGGCGCTCCTGGCGCTATCTCGAACGCGACGACGACCTCCTCATCAGCCGGGGCGTGCTGTGGCGGCAGCTCACGGTCGTGCCGTACGGGCGGATGCAGCTCGTCGAGGTCACCTCCGGGCCGCTGGAGCGCAGGTTCGGCCTGGCGCGGCTTCAGCTCCACACGGCGGCGGCGGCCACCGACGCCACGATCCCCGGTCTGGCCCCGGCGGAGGCGGAACGGCTGCGCGACCGGCTCACGGAGCTGGGCGAAGCCCGCTCGGCGGGGCTGTGA
- a CDS encoding SAM-dependent methyltransferase, whose protein sequence is MDDEAVGWRAAAERALYGSDGFFLREAPAAHFRTAVHASPLFAGAVAELLLRVDEALGRPAELAFTDVGAGRGELVAGVLAALPPAVAARVRPCAVERAARPAGLDPRIAWRPEPPAGAVGLLFANEWLDNVPLDVAETDEDGVARYVLVVPATGEERLGAPVAGADAAWLRRWWRLPDGPGARAEIGLPRDLAWARAVGSLARGLAVAVDYAHVRAARPPLGTLTGYRHGRVVPPVPDGTRDLTAHVALDACAGPDAVLLPQREALRALGVSGRRPPLELATADPAAYVRALAGAGEAAELTDPAGLGGFTWLLQPVGVAGPPL, encoded by the coding sequence GTGGATGACGAGGCGGTCGGCTGGCGCGCGGCGGCGGAGCGGGCGCTGTACGGGTCGGACGGGTTCTTCCTGCGCGAGGCGCCGGCCGCGCATTTCCGGACGGCCGTGCACGCATCGCCGCTGTTCGCGGGCGCGGTGGCGGAGCTGCTGCTGCGGGTGGACGAGGCGCTGGGCCGCCCGGCGGAGCTGGCGTTCACGGACGTCGGCGCGGGCCGGGGCGAGCTGGTCGCCGGGGTCCTCGCCGCGCTGCCGCCCGCCGTCGCGGCCCGGGTGCGGCCGTGCGCGGTGGAACGGGCCGCCCGTCCGGCGGGTCTCGATCCCCGGATCGCGTGGCGGCCGGAGCCGCCGGCCGGCGCGGTGGGCCTGCTGTTCGCGAACGAGTGGCTGGACAACGTGCCGCTCGACGTCGCCGAGACCGACGAGGACGGCGTGGCCCGTTACGTCCTGGTGGTCCCGGCCACCGGGGAGGAACGGCTCGGCGCGCCCGTGGCGGGCGCCGACGCGGCGTGGCTGCGCCGCTGGTGGCGGCTGCCGGACGGGCCGGGGGCACGCGCCGAGATCGGGCTGCCGCGCGACCTGGCGTGGGCGCGGGCGGTGGGCAGCCTGGCCCGGGGCCTGGCCGTCGCCGTGGACTACGCGCACGTCCGCGCGGCCCGGCCGCCGCTGGGCACGCTGACCGGCTACCGGCACGGGCGGGTGGTGCCACCAGTGCCGGACGGGACCCGGGATCTGACCGCGCACGTGGCGCTGGACGCGTGCGCCGGGCCGGACGCGGTGCTGCTGCCGCAGCGCGAGGCGCTACGGGCGCTGGGCGTGTCGGGGCGGCGCCCGCCGCTGGAGCTGGCGACTGCCGACCCGGCCGCGTATGTCCGGGCGCTGGCGGGCGCGGGCGAGGCGGCGGAGCTGACGGACCCGGCGGGCCTGGGCGGCTTCACCTGGCTGCTCCAGCCGGTGGGCGTCGCCGGTCCGCCGCTCTGA
- a CDS encoding NADH-quinone oxidoreductase subunit D produces MAETAHTTVGIGGAAESTDMVLNIGPQHPATHGVLRLRLTLDGERISRAEPVVGYMHRGVEKLFEARDYRQIIVLANRHDWLSAFSNELGVVLAVERMLGMEVPERAVWLRTLLAELNRVLNHLMFLGSYPLELGGITPIFYSFTERESLQQVMEEVSGGRMHYMFNRVGGLKEELPAGWTGRARQAVAAVRTRLRQLDDLVLGNEVFQARTTGVGVLSQELAHAYGVSGPIARASGVDFDLRRDEPYLAYGELGDVLRVATREAGDCRARLEVLFDQTANSLDLADACLDRLAELPPGPVNQRLPKVLKAPEGATYAWTENPLGLNGYYLVSKGEKTPYRLKLRSASYNNISVLGELLPGTLVADMVAILGSFFFIVGDIDK; encoded by the coding sequence ATGGCGGAGACGGCGCACACGACGGTCGGCATCGGCGGGGCCGCCGAGAGCACCGACATGGTGCTGAACATCGGCCCCCAGCACCCGGCCACCCACGGTGTCCTGCGGCTGCGTCTGACGCTGGACGGCGAGCGCATCTCGCGGGCCGAGCCGGTCGTCGGCTATATGCACCGGGGCGTGGAGAAGCTCTTCGAGGCGCGCGACTACCGGCAGATCATCGTGCTGGCCAACCGGCACGACTGGCTGTCCGCGTTCTCCAACGAGCTGGGCGTGGTCCTCGCCGTCGAGCGGATGCTCGGCATGGAGGTGCCCGAGCGCGCGGTGTGGTTGCGGACGCTGCTCGCCGAGCTGAACCGGGTGCTCAACCACCTGATGTTCCTCGGCTCCTATCCGCTGGAGCTGGGCGGCATCACGCCGATCTTCTACTCCTTCACCGAGCGCGAGAGCCTCCAGCAGGTGATGGAGGAGGTCTCGGGCGGTCGGATGCACTACATGTTCAACCGCGTCGGCGGCCTGAAGGAGGAGCTGCCCGCCGGCTGGACCGGCCGGGCGCGGCAGGCGGTGGCGGCGGTGCGCACGCGGCTGCGGCAGCTGGACGACCTGGTGCTGGGCAATGAGGTGTTCCAGGCCCGCACCACCGGCGTCGGCGTGCTCAGCCAGGAGCTGGCGCACGCCTACGGGGTGTCGGGCCCGATCGCGCGGGCCAGCGGCGTCGACTTCGACCTGCGGCGCGACGAGCCGTATCTGGCGTACGGCGAGCTGGGCGACGTGCTGCGCGTCGCCACCCGCGAGGCGGGGGACTGCCGGGCCCGGCTGGAGGTGCTGTTCGACCAGACGGCGAATTCCCTGGATCTCGCGGACGCCTGCCTGGACCGGCTGGCCGAGCTGCCGCCGGGGCCCGTCAACCAGCGGCTGCCCAAGGTGCTGAAGGCCCCGGAGGGCGCGACCTACGCCTGGACGGAGAACCCGCTGGGCCTCAACGGCTACTACCTGGTGTCGAAGGGCGAGAAGACGCCGTACCGGCTGAAGCTCCGGTCCGCCTCGTACAACAACATCTCGGTGCTCGGGGAGCTGCTGCCGGGGACGCTGGTGGCCGACATGGTCGCCATCCTCGGCTCGTTCTTCTTCATCGTCGGCGACATCGACAAATAA